The Camelina sativa cultivar DH55 chromosome 18, Cs, whole genome shotgun sequence DNA window gttcaaatttcagaaaattaaatattaaaacgaaatataataattaataataataataataaaataataatgagatgGCATTCTATTTATTGAGAAATGCATATTTTggtattgtatatatgtgatatGATGGTTttcattgaatatatatacacctaTAAACCTATAATGTCAATCAAGCCAAATAAATTGagtaagaagaaaaatgttgtgGCGCTGATGGTGCTCGTTTTTGTAGCGGTGGCTGCCAGAGCCAGtactagagaagaagaagaagcagcgaGTCTTGGATGTGCATTCAAATGTGAATTTCAATGCAAACTGATCTTCACTACAGGTTGCTACGACCGGTGCTATAGAGAGAAATGCCTGCATCTTCCACCTAAAAGTACCTTTCACGTATCTCCTTCACACTCGCCGTAAATCtacctctctccctctctcatgTATGTacttgtgtttgtgtgtatgtCAATAGTGTGAAATTGACATGGTTTCGATGGTAACAATTAATGCAGGACGAAGACTTCTGGAGGGCTGAAGAAATAAGAGGCGCTAGAGATAATATTTGAAGTTGTTGTGAttgaattttttactttttgtcttCTAGATATGTCAAAGAAAATCTATAAACGAtgaatactaataataataacaagttCTTATCATCATTTGAAACAatggggatgaagaagaaatattataattatatcatTTCAACAAAGtaatataagttttaaaacatCTACAGCAGTGATCTAATGATATGCAAAACAAATCGATTACTTGTAGTGAAACTTTTGTGTTATAAGTAGAGATGGTCGTCTTGCTTCATAGTCATTGTACTCAATTCGCTTCATAGCTTTGAGTTTTATTTAAAGCTGTAAGAGATAttctaaagaagagaagatagaaATCACAAAGCAGAAACAAATAAGgtcccaaaagaaaagaataagagaGTAAACATCTctttaaattgaaaataaaaaacagagctGTTGCTTCATCACCTAAGAGGAATAAACCTAGTGGACCGACGgaaacaaccacaaccacaaatACGTGGTCTAGAGTGATTAACCTTCTTGCAAGTCATCGAAAACTCGGCAAGGTAATGACCAATCATCTCAGGCTTAATCACGACTTCGTTAAAGTTCTTGCCATTATGAACTCCGACAACACTTCCAATCATCTCAGGGACAATGATCATGTTCCTTAGATGTGTTTTCACCGCTTCaggcttcttcttgttctcctcACTTGCTTCTTTTTTCGCCTTACGCAGCTTCTTGATCAGAATCAGAGGTCTCTTCTTTAATCCCCTGTAGAACCTCCTGCGAACACGAGCGTTGAAGAGCTTAGCGAGATCAAAGTTTGACATCTTGAGAAGAGCATCAACGTTGAATCCTCTGAATGAGAATTTCTTGAATGTTCTCTCCTTTGTCGCCACCGCCACGGCTGTGGCAAACTCTGGTTCGTTGATCGCCATTGTTGAAACTTGGATTTTTCTGCAAGAAGATAGAATATGCCATTAGAGAGAGATTGGTGTTGTGAGGATTCCTTAGTTTGCTTCACTAATATTTATACAATAGTGTTGGGGGGACTTTGGAGATATCGTAAATCTGGAGGATCGACGGGAATATCGGAAACTAACCAAGTTACCAAAATACTAAAGATTGACCGAGTAAATGTAATACTTTtgaaatatcatcaaaattaattaatattccc harbors:
- the LOC104762444 gene encoding uncharacterized protein LOC104762444 encodes the protein MENKWSVVMMVFVLVVMAAIGGESADLSCETKCAITCKDSMFHQICLDRCLKSCRSHPPPLLLHTRTVAARASTREEEEAASLGCAFKCEFQCKLIFTTGCYDRCYREKCLHLPPKSTFHVSPSHSPTKTSGGLKK
- the LOC104762445 gene encoding 40S ribosomal protein S15-6 → MAINEPEFATAVAVATKERTFKKFSFRGFNVDALLKMSNFDLAKLFNARVRRRFYRGLKKRPLILIKKLRKAKKEASEENKKKPEAVKTHLRNMIIVPEMIGSVVGVHNGKNFNEVVIKPEMIGHYLAEFSMTCKKVNHSRPRICGCGCFRRSTRFIPLR